Below is a genomic region from Equus caballus isolate H_3958 breed thoroughbred chromosome X, TB-T2T, whole genome shotgun sequence.
GACCCCCACCCAGGGCCATCCAAGATATGGCGATATCTGGCCCTCTGAGGATCTGAAATGTCCCCTTTGTCAGTAACCAGCTGACACCCTCTGGGTGCATTCTGTGATTAACGAGCGCACATATTTGACGGGCCAGACAAGTCAGTTGTGTGTATGGCGGCTTGGAGCCTCTGAGGGCCAGAGGAGTCCTGACTGTGAATAGGAAGCTCAGATACCCTGAAGGGCAGAGACCTCTATTAGTCCTTGAGGATTCTTGAGGCTTCTGGTTCCTGCCAAGATGGCAAATAGCATAAGCCACTGATTCCCTTGCCTGAAAGTAGCCCCGGAGAAACTACGGAGGGAAACATGAGTTCCAGAAACTGCAGCACAGCTGTGAAGGCCTGTGGGGACATGGAAGTGTGTCTTTAACTGGCCTGTGTTTTGAGTGGTGGATGGCTGGAGGCAGCAAATACAGGACAGGTTAGAGATGTAGAGTCTGGCTCTTACCTCTCCCCCATGTTGACTTGGGAAGGTCCTTGTCTGCCCCCTCACTGCAGAAATCATCCAGATCACTGGTATAGGTGTCTGAGGAGGGGCTAGTATCAGGGCAGCAAGGACCATGCTGAGGGGAGGAAGTGAGCAGCCCAAGGCCATCACTCCACCTCTCCCCCTCCAGACACCAGGGCCGGTGGGGACACCTAGGGAGATGGCCTCTTCTTAGGGTTTAAATGTGGAAAGCCTACCAGAGGAATTGTCAGGTAGTGTGATAGCAGATGGGAGTGACAGGTCTGCTTTCGTGGTGCCTGGGACTGTCCACCTTCTGGCTCATCTCCCCACACATCCCTTTACCCCCTGAACTCCAGGCAATTGAGCAGAGTCAAGTCTGGCCTTCAGCCTCCCCTCAGTACATTTTACCAGCCACAACAGCTGCTGAATTCAGGGGAATATGAGCTCACCACCAAATAACTAGACACTGGGCCAGTATAACTACctccagagaaaaataaactggATGTATTAGTTATCCACTGCTGTATAACCAATTACCACCCCTCGCCTCCCCCGACTTAGCAGCTTAGAACGCTAGATATTTACTGTCTCAGTTTCTGaaggtcaggaatctgggagcagctTAGCCGGGTGGTTTTGACTCAGGGTCTCTTTTGAGGGTTCAGTCAAGCTGTCATCCAGGATTGCAGTTAGCTCAAGGCGTGACTCGACCGAAGGACCCACTTCCAACATGGCCGACTCACCGGGCTGCTGGCAGGAGGCTTCGGTTTCTCACCACCTGAGCCGCTCCATGGAGCTCCACACAACACATGGTCTCAGCGAGCGGGGAAGAGACCGTGACCAAGACAGAATCGAAGTGCCTACTATACTTAACTTCAGAAATGACataccatcacttctgctgtattTTCTTGGACCAACTCTAGTACAACACGGGAGGGAACTACACAGAAGGTGGGGATCACTGGGGACTATATTGGAGGCCAGCTACCACACTGGGTGACATAATATGTGAAGCAGAAGTATTGGGATAGACAgatgaagaattttaaataagtataataaataagagaatattagaatagaaaacaggaacaagagatATAAAAAGGACCTAAAAATATTAGATATGAATATGAtagaagaaaaggaacagaaaaatacTGTAAATGAACATGAAATGAGATGTCAGAAGTTTTAATATagttattacaaaaatatttagaacacAGATCCTCACTGGATTTAAAAAAGGTCCAAcagtatgcacacacatacaaagatTTAGAAATGTTGGaagtgaaaggatggagaaaagaTAGCAGACTAATGAAAGCCCAAAGAAAGTTGGGATACCCATTCTCAtagataacaaaataaaatttaagatcaCAAAAGATAAAGGACATATTGACAAAGAAGATACGTCTGCCATAAACACACACTCCTAAGAAGCCCTGAACATTTTCAAGCTTGacatatgattttatatatatatatatacacacacacatatatataaaaaacatgtatggcatatataatatatgtatctCCCTCACTTAGCAAATGGAGAAGCCTCCTGTTATGCTTACTCTTAGCAATTGCAAAAATAGACCTTGTTAGGGCACAAAGAAAGCCTCAGTGAATTCAAAAGTGTCAGTATTAagcatgttctctgaccataatgcaataaaattagcaataataaaaagtttttttaaagccCCATTTTTGGAAAGTAATTACTAAATAACCCTTGGGTGAAAGAAAAAATCGTAAAGGAACTTTAGCAATATTTAGAACTAAATATTAAGAACACTATGTTCAAAATTTTGGGGACCCAGCAAAATTAGtcaatagaagaaaatgtatagCTTTACATttatcaggaaagaagaaagattgaaaaataaatgatctgCATTCAACTCAAGAActtgggaaaaaagagaaacaaacccaTGACTCCGTGAGTCACAGGAAATAATGTAAGGAAGGAAATGACTGcaatagagaatttaaaaagtaatgataaagaataacaaaataaaaagctggttctttgcaaATATTAATGATAGGCCTCTGCCAAGACTGCtttaaaagaatgcaaaatacacaacaaaaagagggaaaattacagaCACAAAAAGAGGCTAAATATTGTAAGCTAATGCATTTGAAAACCTAGACGAAAGGCCTAAGTTTCTGGAAAAATTAAAGTGTGCTCAAATATCAAGTTTTAAGAAAAACTGAAGTGATAGTCAAAGACACTCCATCTCATTGTAACAAAACCTTCAGGCCCAGACCCAAATGGTTTTGCAGATATAGTTATATCAAACTTTCAAGGAACTGTTAATTCCCAAATATACAAATTGTcccagaaaataggaaaagagcaAATGCTGCCCATCTCATTTTTTGAGGCTAGTATACTCTTGATTCTAAAACCAGATGAGAAAGATACAAGACAATAAAATTATAGACCcatttcacttaatataaatgctgaaattctaataaaatattagctaCCTGAATTCaacagtgtatttttttaaaatcacaagtaagatttatcccaggaatgcaagcaTGATCCAAATTCGAAAATGAATGAGTGACCACATTAATAAAGTAAAGGGGGAAATCATGATAAtctcaaagcagaaaaaaatataaagttcaGTACCtgtttatgatattttaaaaaaagaactcctAGCAAACAAAGTAAGagtagaagagaacttccttaacttgataaaggtTTTGTGCCAAAACTTACAGCAAAAATGCCtaatagagaaattttaaatgcattttccttttaagattaggaacaaggcaaggatgttcgCTCTCAATACTACTAGTTAGTATACAACTGCTATTGctgtaaggaaagaaagagaaatgaggtaTCAGTTTTGGAAGGAATTGATAAAGCCCATTTGCAAATGATAAGACTGACTACCTGAAAGAACCAACAGAATGATCAGAAAAGCTGTTAGGACTAGTAAGGGAGTTCAGCAAGGTTTCCAGATCAACCtataaaaatcaaaagcatttCTCTATAGCAGCAATAaccaacaagaaaataaagtatcTTGGAAAGAATTTAATCAATACAAAAGACctctgtaagaaaaaaaattaaactctaaTAACAAATAGATCAGCTGAATAGAGGAGAGACATTTCCTGCTCTTTGCTGGGAAGATCGGGTTAAAACAATAAACAgttattatctcacacagtttcagAGGGTTAGAATACcaggagtggcttagctgggtggttctggcttagggTCTGCCATGAAGTTGCAGTCAGGATGCGGATGGTCTGCAGTTATTTGAAGGCTTGACTCCACTTTCAAGAAGGCCTACTCACatagctgttggcaggaggcctcaggtCCTCCATAGGGCTGCTCATGACATACCAGCTACCAAACCACAGAAAGAgcaatctaggggctggccccatggccgagtggttaagttcatgcgttctgcttcagtggcccagggtttcaccggttcggatcctgggcacggatatggcacagctcatcaggccgtgctgaggcagtgtcccacatgccacaaactagaaggacccacaactaaaatatacaacatgTACTGGggatatttggggagaaaaagcaatttaaaaaaaaaagattggcaatagttgttagctcaggtgccaatctttaaaaaaaaaaaaagaaagaaagaaagagcaatctgtgtgagagagagtggGAAGCCAAAGTGCCTTCTATGACCTAGTCTTGGAAGTGACATGCTCACTCTGTGCACTACAAGTGAGTCAATAAGTCCAGCCTACACTCGAGAGCAAGGGAATTAGGCTCCAACTCTTGAAGCCAGCAGTATCAAGGAGTTTACAGACATATCTTAAAACCTCCACAGGTAAtgttattaaaatgttatttctccccaaatctgtTAATTCAAtgctatttctccccaaatctatTAATTCAATGCAACCCCAGCAAAACTTCCATTACTGTTTCTAGAATTGCAATAAACTTACATTATGATTTGGAATAATGAAGGACTAGGGACAGCTAAGATAActttcaaggggctggccccgtggtggagtggttaagttcacacactctgctttggtggcccagggttttgccagttcaaatcctgggtatggacatggctctgctcatcaggccactctgaggcggtgtcccacatgccacaactagaaggacccacaactaaaaaatacacaactatgtaccagggaactttggggagaaaaaggaaaaaataaaatctttaaaaaaataaccttcaAAAAGAAGTTATGACGGGAACTTGCCCCACTAGATATTAAGACATACTAAAGGCGttagtaattaaagaaaaaaaaactgatatTGGCCTAAGTAGACCAAGGGAACAGAAAAAAGGGCTCAGAGACACAGCCGTGTATCTATGGAACTTAATATATGATATAAGTGGTACCACATACACAAAAGGGTGAGACAGACTGTTTAGCAGTTGGTGATGGGACATCTGGCTCatgatatggagaaaaataaaaccagatccctacctcacaccacatacaagGATGGActctagatggattaaaaacctAAATGTGAGAGCAAAACTATAAagttaatagaagaaaatatagaacatCTTTGTGACCCGGGGGAAGAGAGGGATTTCTTTAAAAGCACAGATCATAAGGAGGAAAAATTGATaacatggaaattttttttaaaagattttatttttcctttttctccccaaagctgccaggtacatagctgtatatttttagttgtgggtcctttcagctgtggcatgcgggacgcctcCACAGCTTCGCCCCACGAACGgcgccatgtcctcgcccaggatccgagcaagcaaaaccctgggcggtGGGAGCCAAGCGCAGGAACTCAACCCCTTGGCCCTGCCCGGCCCTGATAATATGGAAATTAAGGATCTTTATTCAATTAGGATACTACTTAGAGTTAATTACACAAATGTCAGAGTGGGAGAGGCTATCTGCAATTTCCAACACCCAAGGGATTTGTAATTACACTATGTGAGGGACCCCTGAAAATCAACAAGAAGAGGAATATGGGAATTTGTCCAATAGAATATGAATATGAACAAGCAACTTACATGAGAAAACCCAAAATCAAACAAGCACATGAAGAGTACCCAAAATTAtcattaatcatttaaaatacaaattgaaaaaCTAATGAAATACGACGACTACTGTTAGACTGGAAAATTTTTGAAAGTTGGATAATGCTAAATCTTGCAGAGACGGGAATGTGGGTATCTTCATACATTGCTCCACCCATTCCAGACAACAATCTGGCACTGCTTACAGAAATTAAGTGCGTACAtcccctatgacccagcaattcttctCTAAGTATACATCCTAGAGGATTTTCACACCGTCCCATAAGGAGGCGTTTACAAGGCATTacttattgaaaataatataggtgttggaggcaacccaagtgtccttgtTGGGAGTGCCTAGGGGTAAGATGATGCAGTGTATGCACACACTGGAGTTTACGGCAACCATCAGAAGCAACAGACAGATTAGATGTGCCCATAACAACACAGATGGGTCTGAAAAACAATgctagataaaaaaaaaagtaaaaaaccgAATGACACCACCATTTACTTTAAAAGCATAGACGAAAATGCAGATTTTATATGAAATCACGCAAAAAGATCACATTAAACCAAATAAAATGGTTAACCGTGGGAGAAAAAGAATGATAGCTAAGTgcaggaataaaaaagaataaataaaatgaggggCTTTGCATGGAACAGCAATGACAATATGTCATGAACTGTGAAATATGATCAGAGCTCAGACTCTTTGAGAGGCAAACAAGTACCTCTCTTTTGCATGAGGGCTCAGATTCCACGAGGGCTACCTAAGGCCAGTATGTATGTGGACAGTATGAAATCTATTCACGTCCATCCTGGGCATAGGAGGTCTGCATATGGCAAAAGCCAGACAAGTCCATTTTGTGGATGGTAGCATACTGTACTCCAAAAGTTAACAAATTTGGTCTGTGTCGGGGAGGGGGGGCTGACCGTTAGAAGGCTAAACAAGTCCTTTCTACGGATAAGAAATTTAGAGTCTCTGAGGGCAAACTAACCCATTCTTCCTTGATGGGGAGCTTAGAAATGAAAAGTCTGTCAAATTCATTCGCTGTAAAAGTAGCTCAGACACTCTGAAGGCTGGAGAAAACCAAATTGTACAGTGGGTTCAGACACTTCTTGATTTGGATAAGTCCATCGTGTGTTGAAAACTCTTTCTGTGGATCCAGAGCTAAGCAACACTGAGTGACAGCAAAACTTGTTCTGTGGATTGGGATTTACTCCCTCTGAAGATCGGAGCATCCTGTTTTGTAAAAGACACCTCAGGCAGTCTAGTGGCGGGGAAATCAAAAGACTGGCTTCAGGAGGCTGTCAGATAAGGATGAGGGAGGAAGTCAGAAATGAGAAGTAGTGACACCAGGGAAAAGGGTCCATTACTAGATATTGGGTAGAGAAGAAAAGGCAGGGGTCAGGATCAGATACTAAGAAAACGTAGGGTCTGATGTTAAAGACTGTGAAGGGTGACGACATCAGGGACAGAGGGGGATCAAACATGAGGTTAGAGGACTAGAAGAGGAGGAGGTTATCAGAGGACTGTAATTATATCGTCCGGGACCTAAAACAAGATAACTGAGATGGCGAGGAAGATCTCAGAACCAATGGGAGAAATGATGTCAAGAACCGTGAGGGTGATGTCAGGGACAGAAAGAAGTGAGAGCCAAAAGGGTTGCGCGGAAGGGATGAAGACGGCTGGGACCGTGGAGGAGTGATGACGTCACGGTGCACCAATCGCACGAAACGCGCCTCCATTCCCGGAAGCCTACCGAGCGCTTCGCTCCCTTCGCTTTGCTGTCCTTTCCTCCCACCCCGCCCCTCGCTGGCCCCAGCCAATGAGCGCGCACGCCCCCGCGCACTGGGGAACGTCCTGTGACGTGTCCGCTACGTGCGCTTTATCAAGCGTCTTCCCGCGCGGCAACCTCCCCAGTCTGTCTGCTCCTCGGCGGCGGCTGCTGTCTTGGTCTCTTACGCCTTAAAGCCCAGGTAAGCAGAGGCTTGCTTGCGGCGCGGCCGCTGCTCGCCTCACTGATGTGTGCTGCGCCGGCCGAGAGCGGGGTGCGCGAGGGGGGAGAGTAGCGGCTTCTGACACGTAGGCTTGGGCTTCTCCGGGGCGGGCGGGTGTCGTGCTCGGAGGTGACACTTTGCGTTGGGGGGCAGCCTGGCGCGCTGTATCCGAGAGCAAGGGATGCCAGGAGCGGCTGGCGGCGTGGGTGGCAGCGGTGACCACGCGACGGCCAACACCTGCGGGCCCCGCTTTTGCCCACGTGACCGCCGCCATCTTGTTCTGCGGGCGCAGGAGGAACGCAAGGGTGTTCCGGGCCTGCGCGGCGGCACAAAATGACGGGCGTGGCGGCAGGGGATGTTGTGGGCATGCGCGAAGGCGGCCCCCAAATGGCTGCCAGTCTGAGCCGGCCCCCAGCATTCCCGCCTTTTCGACCTGCCTTCTCGGGCTGTCCTTAGTTACCCCGTATTTTGTTTCTCGGGGCTATTTTCTGTTCTCTCCATCCTTTTTCACTTCTCCAatccctgtctccttcctcccGCCTCCACTGTGGCCCCCGCCCTTCTCCGTGCTCTCACCCCAGCATTCGAATTCACTGCCATGTCCTCTGAAGAGGGGAAGCTCTTCGTGGGAGGGCTCAACTTCAACACCGATGAGCAGGCTCTGGAAGACCACTTCAGCAGCTTCGGGCCTATTTCTGAGGGTGAGAAGTGGGCCAGACCCGTGGTGGGGGGTGGTGAGAGGAAGTCTGGGACCCTTGCATCTCAAGAAATATGGAGAGAGAAGATCAGGACCCCAGGCCTTCACATACTTAATTCCTTTTTTGGTTCTAGGCTTAAAATGTAGTTTGAGGCTCAGGAGAAACCCGATAACTTGGAGTTGAGGCTTGGTGGAAGGGGCCCATTCCCCCTATCTGACATCTCTTGCTGCTTTTCCTCTTAGccatctctcttccttccccagtgGTCGTTGTCAAGGACCGGGAGACTCAGCGATCCCGGGGTTTTGGCTTCATTACCTTCACCAATCCAGAGCACGCCTCAGATGCCATGAGAGCCATGAATGGAGAGGTGAGGCCTCCTACCTGCATAGGGGCCCTGCCCCGATCTGTCGCTTCGaccattctttctgtttttccctctgtgtctgctAGGGGCAGCGCGGCCACCAAGCCCCGCAGTGCCCACTCACAGGAGCGTGACTGCCTTCTGTTCTAGGGGGTGGAGGGCAGCGGCAGACAGAGCCGGGCTGCCTGGGAGGCGACGACTGGTCCTGCATGAGGCCGAGAAGCCACCTGTGGATGGTTGACCTGCCCTGGGCTTAGGTAGTAGAGTCTGCAGACCTGCGGGCCTGGCCCGGAGAGGACCTCGTGAGTCTTCTGGGATGGACTCGGAAGCCTCAAACCAAGAGAGGTGTCTATCTAGCCCTAATAGTCGGGCAGCTtagaggagtggggaggagaacTCAGCCTGAGTTCAGTCAAGATGTAAGTAGTAGCAGGGGGAACACGGTGGATTCAGGTCGTTTTGTGGGATTCTCTAGCTCCCAATAAAGCCATTCTGGTCAAAGGAGCTTGTTCTGGAACGCGGCACCCAGAACCTGGTGCCCAGCAGGAGTTTCTGGGCTGTTTTGCCCACCTGCCCTGCCCACTCTCCCCTCACTACTGCCCTGTCTGACCGCCAACCCATCCTCCTTGTGTCTCCCTACACCTAGTCTCTGGATGGTCGCCAGATCCGTGTGGACCACGCAGGCAAGTCGGCCCGGGGAACCAGAGGGGGTGCCTTTGGGGCCCACGGGCGTGGTCGCGGCTACTCCAGAGGTAAGTGCAGTGGTAAGTTTGATCATGGGGTATGGGGAGAGCCACCTGTTAGTGGTCTGTGTCTGGACAACAGCCATTTAAATCTTTCTTATCTGCTGCAGGTGGTGGGGACCAGGGCTATGGGAGTGGCAGGTATGACAGTCGACCTGGaggatatggatatggatatggaAGGTCCAGAGACTATGGTGGCAGGTGGGTAGCCAAGAGGTTGAGGTACTTTGGTGGTGCTACTTCCCTCTCCCTAAAAGCTTGGGCGCCTGAGTGCTTGTACATGTCTTACCTTGGTGTTACTAGCGTTTGCTTTTACAAATTGTGATGAAACTGTAAAAACAAGTTATGTATAGTGCATTAATAAATTGTGAGGGTATGATTGCACTATATGGTAGATCTGTTTTTTGCATCGTGTTGGTTAATTGTGAGTCTACATTGCATTTAATGTTTAATATGACTTAATGTTATGTGTAAGTTATATATCACATAGTTATGTGATTTGTATACCACATTCACGTGCTTGATATATTTTATGTGTTAAAGTTTATATTATAGTGCATATAAAATATGACAGGATATGTAAATGTATATGGTTTTTCATATTGTCAGGGAGTGTGTGATACATTCCTGTAACACTAGCGTGTATGTTTTTTCCCAGAAACCAGGGTGGTTATGACCGCTACTCAGGAGGAAATTACAGAGACAATTACGACAACTGAGATGAGGCATGCACACCTAATTGTAGGTGAGACTTGTATGGGACAGCTGATCAGACCTTTGTCCACCAGCCCTGTCATGTTCCTCTCGTTTCCTCCTGCCTGCACACACTTCACCTGGCCCACCTGACATCATTCCTAGGCCTCCCTTACTCTCAAGTGCCTGTCAGGACTAGTATGTttgcaggggtgggggcggggatctGCAAACCTGTCTCCCCTGTAATCTTTTTCTCCTGCTAGGCATGGAGGAGATGAAGGGGTATTCCTGTTGTCCAGCCCTCAGTATCTTTATCAGCCCTGGGAGGTGAACATGTTAGCCTATTCCTTCCCAATATCACAAGTCTCCCCCTTCTTACTGTTCTCAGATACACAAGGAATAAAACTTCTTCTGATCCAGGATCATCCCTCCAAATGGCTGTATTTATAAAGATTTTTGGAGCTGCACTGAAACAGCTGTTTTAGTATGTCAACTTCTGTTTTTGAATTGAGCTCCCAAGGTAGCTTGTTAAAGACCTTTTAGAAAGCTCCATGTGTTTTTTACAGTTTTTctcccatttaaaaacaaattctggaaCGTTTGTAGAGTGTGggtatttttccttttaccaGTTTTTTAGTTTGGGCTCTCAGGATTGTTGGTCTGACAAAAAATGTTTGGCCagacttatgttttaaaaaatcatgtgcGTCTAGGAACATTGTAAAAACGTGTGCACAATGTTTATCATGGTTTGGAAGCAATTTCTGAATGTAACTATAAGAATCAAGAACATGATTACTTGGAGATGTTTTTTACTCAAGATCACTGCCCTGGTTATAtagaagtttcttaaaaatatttgtgaatgtcatttttt
It encodes:
- the RBM3 gene encoding RNA-binding protein 3 gives rise to the protein MSSEEGKLFVGGLNFNTDEQALEDHFSSFGPISEVVVVKDRETQRSRGFGFITFTNPEHASDAMRAMNGESLDGRQIRVDHAGKSARGTRGGAFGAHGRGRGYSRGGGDQGYGSGRYDSRPGGYGYGYGRSRDYGGRNQGGYDRYSGGNYRDNYDN